A genomic segment from Spinacia oleracea cultivar Varoflay chromosome 3, BTI_SOV_V1, whole genome shotgun sequence encodes:
- the LOC130469757 gene encoding protein FAR1-RELATED SEQUENCE 5-like, whose protein sequence is MSECGLRPMESYRYMSTETGGDDCVGHTMIDHLNYCYKLKMKQIDGKDSQTLVNKLYDIQSIDPEFFFRVRLNAEEKVECLFWRDSMMREDYKIYGDVLVFDTIFRTNKYNLICAPFVGYGRKAPYINFTDQDAAIAAGIEQVFPSSRHRLCLWHLSKNANSRFGLLKSDKKFKNAFYKCLSGCITPNDFEETWKSMINTFKLEKDDWFNRLYGLKEKWCTALSKDFFFLSAANVYTITLFRDFEEEFKLSVASSTMFKGSVGRTVFFEVWIEGITGLRQEVQNKMEDSTVTCTCKNFEESGWLYYNLILKGHKIAKARKFIEEKFKTDNKAVDEIIKKEEERKAKEEAAKIAEQEKAKAEAQRQTQDEESTNSEITIVLDPDRANTKGKITILTI, encoded by the exons ATGTCAGAATGTGGTCTAAGACCAATGGAGTCTTATAGGTATATGTCAACAGAAACTGGCGGAGACGACTGTGTTGGTCATACGATGATTGATCATCTAAACTACTGCTACAagttaaaaatgaagcaaattgATGGCAAGGATTCACAAACACTAGTGAACAAACTGTATGACATACAATCAATAGATCCCGAGTTCTTTTTCAGAGTAAGACTCAATGCTGAAGAAAAAGTTGAGTGCCTATTTTGGAGGGATTCTATGATGAGAGAAGATTACAAAATATATGGAGATGTTCTAGTTTTTGATACTATATTCAGAACCAATAAGTACAATCTCATATGTGCTCCATTTGTTG GCTATGGGAGGAAAGCACCCTATATCAATTTCACTGATCAAGATGCAGCTATTGCTGCTGGAATAGAACAG GTTTTTCCTTCTTCAAGACACAGGTTATGCTTGTGGCACTTGAGTAAAAATGCAAACAGTAGGTTTGGTTTATTGAAGTCTGATAAAAAGTTCAAAAACGCATTCTACAAGTGTTTAAGTGGGTGTATAACACcaaatgattttgaagaaacttgGAAATCTATGATCAACACTTTTAAGCTGGAAAAAGATGACTGGTTCAACAGATTGTATGGTCTTAAAGAAAAATGGTGTACagctttaagtaaagattttttttttctgtcg GCAGCAAATGTATACACGATAACACTTTTCCGTGATTTTGAAGAAGAGTTCAAGCTTTCTGTGGCAAGTAGTACAATGTTCAAGGGAAGTGTTGGAAGAACAGTGTTTTTTGAAGTGTGGATAGAAGGAATAACAG GATTAAGGCAAGAAGTTCAAAACAAAATGGAAGATTCAACCGTCACTTGCACATGCAAAAACTTTGAAGAATCTGGATGGTt ATACTATAACTTAATTTTGAAAGGGCATAAGATAGCAAAGGCCAGAAAATTTATCGAGGAGAAGTTTAAAACGGATAATAAAGCAGttgatgaaatcataaaaaaggaagaagaaaggaaggcaaaagaagaagcTGCAAAGATAGCAGAACAAGAAAAGGCAAAAGCTGAAGCACAACGACAAACACAAGACGAAGAATCAACTAATTCTGAAATAACAATTGTGCTTGATCCTGATCGTGCTAATACTAAAGGAAAGA ttactattttgacaatatag
- the LOC110783493 gene encoding protein NRT1/ PTR FAMILY 8.3-like, with the protein MGSQEDERLLLEHGLLQENGEQCTGDGSVDLKGNPVLKSKTGNWRACPFILGTECCERLAYYGIATNLVSYLTKKMHQGNVSAARNVTTWSGTCYLTPLIGAVLADAYWGRYWTIAVFSTIYLIGMCTLALSASVAVFMAPECIDSICPSATPAQYGVFFLGLYLIALGTGGIKPCVSSFGADQFDDTDPNERVKKGSFFNWFYFSINIGALVSSTLIVWMQENAGWGLGFGIPAIFMFVAIASFFSGTPLYRFQRPGGSPLTRMCQVVVASFRKCELEVPQDSSLLYETQDKHSAIEGSRKLEHTDELKCLDKAAVVSEADMKSGDFSNPWTLCTITQVEELKILIRMFPIWATGIVFSAVYAQMSTMFVEQGTVMDRRIGSFIIPAASLSTFDVISVIFWVPVYDSVLVPIARKFTGQERGFSELQRMGIGLFISILSMVAAALVEIRRLQIANELGLVNEDVAVPMNIFWQVPQYFLVGAAEVFTFVGQLEFFYDQSPDAMRSLCSALSLLTTSLGNYLSSLILTIVTAITTAGGNPGWIPDNLNQGHLDNFFWLLAGLSFLNMLVYICCSLKYKQKMAS; encoded by the exons ATGGGTAGTCAAGAAGATGAGAGATTGCTCTTAGAACATGGCCTCTTACAG GAAAATGGTGAACAATGTACTGGAGATGGATCGGTTGATCTCAAAGGAAATCCTGTCCTTAAAAGCAAAACTGGAAATTGGAGAGCCTGCCCCTTTATTCTTG GTACAGAATGCTGTGAGCGTCTTGCTTACTATGGCATTGCCACAAACCTTGTAAGTTACCTGACCAAAAAAATGCATCAAGGAAATGTCTCTGCTGCAAGGAATGTTACTACCTGGTCAGGAACTTGTTACCTAACACCACTTATTGGAGCTGTCTTAGCAGATGCATATTGGGGAAGATATTGGACGATTGCTGTATTCTCCACGATTTACTTGATT GGAATGTGTACCTTGGCTTTATCTGCATCAGTTGCTGTATTTATGGCTCCTGAATGCATCGATTCAATTTGCCCTTCAGCCACTCCAGCGCAGTATGGAGTGTTCTTTTTGGGCCTCTATCTGATTGCATTGGGAACTGGAGGGATTAAGCCATGTGTATCTTCTTTTGGGGCTGACCAGTTTGATGATACTGACCCCAACGAGAGGGTGAAGAAAGGATCCTTTTTTAATTGGTTTTATTTCTCTATCAACATTGGTGCCCTTGTATCGAGTACACTTATTGTTTGGATGCAAGAAAATGCTGGATGGGGCCTTGGCTTTGGCATTCCAGCAATATTCATGTTTGTTGCTATTGCAAGCTTTTTTTCAGGAACTCCCCTCTATAGGTTTCAAAGACCTGGGGGAAGCCCGTTAACACGAATGTGTCAGGTTGTTGTTGCATCATTCCGTAAGTGTGAATTAGAGGTCCCTCAAGATAGTAGTCTTCTGTATGAGACTCAGGACAAACATTCAGCTATCGAGGGGAGTCGAAAGCTGGAGCATACTGATGAACTAAA GTGCCTGGATAAAGCAGCTGTGGTGTCAGAAGCTGACATGAAAAGCGGGGATTTCTCCAACCCATGGACATTGTGCACCATAACACAGGTGGAAGAATTGAAGATCTTGATCCGTATGTTCCCTATATGGGCTACTGGAATAGTTTTTTCTGCCGTTTATGCCCAGATGTCAACAATGTTTGTTGAACAAGGAACGGTTATGGATCGAAGAATCGGATCCTTCATCATCCCAGCAGCCTCGTTGTCCACTTTTGATGTGATCAGTGTTATATTCTGGGTCCCAGTATATGACAGTGTTCTTGTTCCAATAGCTAGAAAGTTTACGGGGCAAGAGAGAGGGTTTTCAGAACTACAGAGAATGGGTATTGGGCTTTTCATCTCCATCCTTTCCATGGTAGCTGCTGCTTTAGTGGAGATAAGACGTTTGCAGATTGCTAATGAACTGGGTTTGGTCAACGAAGATGTTGCTGTCCCAATGAATATCTTTTGGCAAGTACCGCAATACTTCTTGGTGGGGGCCGCAGAGGTGTTTACCTTTGTAGGGCAATTGGAGTTCTTCTATGATCAGTCACCCGATGCCATGCGAAGTTTGTGTAGTGCACTTTCTCTCCTGACAACATCACTTGGTAATTACTTGAGCTCGTTGATTCTGACGATCGTGACAGCCATTACCACTGCTGGAGGAAACCCGGGATGGATTCCGGATAATCTAAATCAAGGTCACCTCGACAATTTCTTCTGGCTTTTGGCTGGACTGAGTTTCTTAAACATGTTGGTGTATATTTGCTGTTCTCTCAAGTACAAACAGAAGatggcttcctag
- the LOC110783492 gene encoding protein NRT1/ PTR FAMILY 8.3 isoform X1, translating into MNTPDDHQLLLEDSILQKENREQYAGDGSVDLQGNPVLKNKTGNWRTCPFILGTECCERLAYYGIAKNLVNYLSGKLHQGNVTAARNVNNWAGTCYLTPLLGAFLADAYWGRYWTIAVFSTIYFIGMCTMVLSASVPAFKPVDCLGSICPSATPAQSGVLFVGLYLIALGTGGIKPCVSSFGADQFDDTDPSERAKKGSFFNWFYFFINIGSLISSTLVVWIQENVGWDIGFGIPALFMGIAIASFFSGTPLYRFQKPGGSPLTRMCQVVVASLQNRKLDVPQDTTLLYETPEKLSAIGGTRKLEHSEDLKFLDKASVLSDSDDKWRIEELKLLIRMIPIWATGIVFSAVYAQMATLFIEQGMVMDRRVGTFTIPAASLSTFDVISVIFWVPVYDKFLIPRVRKITGNERGFSNLQRMGIGLFISILAMVSAALVEIRRLQIAEELGLINEHVPVPLSIFWQIPQFFLVGAAEVFTFIGQLEFFYDQSPDAMRSLCSAFSLLTTSLGNYLSSLILIIVTSITTAGGKPGWIPDNLNKGRLYNFFWLLAGLSFFNLLVYVFCAIKYKQKNASASG; encoded by the exons ATGAATACTCCAGATGATCATCAATTGCTTCTAGAAGATTCAATTCTCCag AAAGAAAACAGGGAACAATATGCCGGAGATGGGTCTGTTGATCTTCAAGGGAATCCCGTTTTAAAGAACAAAACTGGAAACTGGAGAACCTGCCCTTTTATTCTCG GTACTGAATGCTGTGAACGTCTTGCTTACTATGGTATTGCGAAAAATCTTGTCAACTATCTGAGTGGAAAATTGCATCAAGGAAATGTCACTGCTGCAAGAAATGTTAACAACTGGGCAGGCACGTGCTACCTTACCCCTCTTCTGGGAGCTTTCTTGGCTGATGCATACTGGGGAAGATATTGGACAATTGCTGTCTTCTCCACAATTtacttcatt GGGATGTGTACAATGGTCTTATCTGCATCAGTTCCTGCATTTAAGCCTGTTGACTGTCTGGGTTCGATTTGCCCTTCCGCAACTCCAGCCCAAAGTGGAGTACTTTTTGTGGGACTTTATCTTATTGCACTTGGAACAGGAGGGATTAAGCCGTGTGTTTCATCTTTTGGTGCTGATCAGTTTGATGATACAGACCCTAGTGAGAGGGCAAAGAAAGGATCATTTTTCAATTGGTTTTATTTCTTTATCAACATCGGTTCACTTATATCAAGTACTCTTGTTGTTTGGATACAAGAAAATGTTGGATGGGACATTGGGTTTGGAATTCCTGCATTGTTTATGGGAATTGCTATTGCAAGTTTCTTCTCTGGAACTCCTTTGTATAGGTTTCAAAAACCTGGCGGAAGCCCATTAACAAGAATGTGCCAGGTTGTAGTTGCATCTCTCCAGAACCGTAAGTTAGATGTTCCACAAGATACTACTCTCCTTTATGAAACTCCAGAAAAGCTTTCAGCAATTGGAGGAACTCGAAAGCTGGAGCACTCTGAAGACCTGAA GTTTCTTGATAAAGCATCTGTTTTATCAGATTCTGATGACAAATGGAGAATTGAAGAATTGAAGCTCTTGATCCGCATGATCCCTATATGGGCAACAGGGATTGTATTTTCAGCTGTCTATGCCCAAATGGCAACACTATTTATAGAACAGGGAATGGTAATGGACAGAAGAGTTGGAACTTTCACCATCCCAGCAGCATCACTTTCCACTTTCGATGTCATAAGCGTTATCTTTTGGGTGCCAGTCTATGACAAGTTTCTCATTCCTAGAGTTAGGAAGATTACTGGTAACGAAAGAGGGTTTTCAAATCTCCAAAGGATGGGTATCGGACTTTTTATCTCTATCCTTGCAATGGTATCTGCTGCTTTGGTTGAGATCAGGCGATTGCAAATCGCAGAAGAGCTTGGTTTGATCAATGAACATGTTCCTGTCCCACTTAGTATCTTCTGGCAAATTCCACAGTTTTTCTTGGTGGGGGCTGCAGAGGTTTTTACTTTCATTGGACAGCTCGAATTTTTCTACGACCAATCACCTGACGCGATGAGAAGTTTATGTAGCGCGTTCTCTCTTTTAACCACTTCATTGGGGAATTACTTGAGCTCACTGATCCTAATCATTGTAACAAGCATTACGACTGCTGGTGGGAAGCCCGGATGGATACCTGATAATCTAAACAAGGGTCGTCTTTATAACTTTTTCTGGCTCTTGGCTGGTCTCAGCTTCTTCAACCTGTTAGTATATGTTTTCTGTGCCATCAAGTATAAGCAGAAGAATGCTTCAGCTTCTGGCTGA
- the LOC110783492 gene encoding protein NRT1/ PTR FAMILY 8.3 isoform X2: MSLLQEMLTTGQGMCTMVLSASVPAFKPVDCLGSICPSATPAQSGVLFVGLYLIALGTGGIKPCVSSFGADQFDDTDPSERAKKGSFFNWFYFFINIGSLISSTLVVWIQENVGWDIGFGIPALFMGIAIASFFSGTPLYRFQKPGGSPLTRMCQVVVASLQNRKLDVPQDTTLLYETPEKLSAIGGTRKLEHSEDLKFLDKASVLSDSDDKWRIEELKLLIRMIPIWATGIVFSAVYAQMATLFIEQGMVMDRRVGTFTIPAASLSTFDVISVIFWVPVYDKFLIPRVRKITGNERGFSNLQRMGIGLFISILAMVSAALVEIRRLQIAEELGLINEHVPVPLSIFWQIPQFFLVGAAEVFTFIGQLEFFYDQSPDAMRSLCSAFSLLTTSLGNYLSSLILIIVTSITTAGGKPGWIPDNLNKGRLYNFFWLLAGLSFFNLLVYVFCAIKYKQKNASASG, encoded by the exons ATGTCACTGCTGCAAGAAATGTTAACAACTGGGCAG GGGATGTGTACAATGGTCTTATCTGCATCAGTTCCTGCATTTAAGCCTGTTGACTGTCTGGGTTCGATTTGCCCTTCCGCAACTCCAGCCCAAAGTGGAGTACTTTTTGTGGGACTTTATCTTATTGCACTTGGAACAGGAGGGATTAAGCCGTGTGTTTCATCTTTTGGTGCTGATCAGTTTGATGATACAGACCCTAGTGAGAGGGCAAAGAAAGGATCATTTTTCAATTGGTTTTATTTCTTTATCAACATCGGTTCACTTATATCAAGTACTCTTGTTGTTTGGATACAAGAAAATGTTGGATGGGACATTGGGTTTGGAATTCCTGCATTGTTTATGGGAATTGCTATTGCAAGTTTCTTCTCTGGAACTCCTTTGTATAGGTTTCAAAAACCTGGCGGAAGCCCATTAACAAGAATGTGCCAGGTTGTAGTTGCATCTCTCCAGAACCGTAAGTTAGATGTTCCACAAGATACTACTCTCCTTTATGAAACTCCAGAAAAGCTTTCAGCAATTGGAGGAACTCGAAAGCTGGAGCACTCTGAAGACCTGAA GTTTCTTGATAAAGCATCTGTTTTATCAGATTCTGATGACAAATGGAGAATTGAAGAATTGAAGCTCTTGATCCGCATGATCCCTATATGGGCAACAGGGATTGTATTTTCAGCTGTCTATGCCCAAATGGCAACACTATTTATAGAACAGGGAATGGTAATGGACAGAAGAGTTGGAACTTTCACCATCCCAGCAGCATCACTTTCCACTTTCGATGTCATAAGCGTTATCTTTTGGGTGCCAGTCTATGACAAGTTTCTCATTCCTAGAGTTAGGAAGATTACTGGTAACGAAAGAGGGTTTTCAAATCTCCAAAGGATGGGTATCGGACTTTTTATCTCTATCCTTGCAATGGTATCTGCTGCTTTGGTTGAGATCAGGCGATTGCAAATCGCAGAAGAGCTTGGTTTGATCAATGAACATGTTCCTGTCCCACTTAGTATCTTCTGGCAAATTCCACAGTTTTTCTTGGTGGGGGCTGCAGAGGTTTTTACTTTCATTGGACAGCTCGAATTTTTCTACGACCAATCACCTGACGCGATGAGAAGTTTATGTAGCGCGTTCTCTCTTTTAACCACTTCATTGGGGAATTACTTGAGCTCACTGATCCTAATCATTGTAACAAGCATTACGACTGCTGGTGGGAAGCCCGGATGGATACCTGATAATCTAAACAAGGGTCGTCTTTATAACTTTTTCTGGCTCTTGGCTGGTCTCAGCTTCTTCAACCTGTTAGTATATGTTTTCTGTGCCATCAAGTATAAGCAGAAGAATGCTTCAGCTTCTGGCTGA
- the LOC110783491 gene encoding protein NRT1/ PTR FAMILY 8.3, with the protein MTSTTLDDQLLLLEDALLQEENCKLTTGDGAQDFQGRPVFKSKTGNWRACFFILGNEVCERLAFYGVNTNLVSYLTRKLHEGNVSAARMVSIWSGTCYITPLIGAFLADAYWGKYWTIAVFSIIHFLGMSTLTLSASVPTFKPAECEGSICPSATPSQYAILFTGLYLVSLGMGGIKPCISSFGADQFDDTDPYERVEKASFFNWFYFSISIGCLLASTLIVWIQENVGWGIGFGIPALFMVVSIVFFFCGTPLYRFQRPGGSPLTRICQVVVASMVKFKLEVPQDTSLLYETSDIHSAIEGSRKLEHTEEMKFLDKAAVLSATEMKTEDFSNSWRLCTVTQVEELKVLIRMIPIWATAIIFSSVYEQMSTTFIEQGMVMDRRIGSFTIPAASLSTFSIISIIFWVPFYDKILVPIARKFSGKPKGFTELQRMGIGQVISILCMLAAGMVEIRRLAAPQRSSSSIFWQIPQYFLMGAAEIFFYIGKMEFFYDESPDAMRSLCTAFSLLTSSLGSYLNSLVLTIVTAITTAGGRPGWIPDNLDNGQLYNYFFLWAVLSLLNLLVYILCAMRYKQKKAS; encoded by the exons ATGACTAGTACTACTCTTGATGATCAGCTCCTGCTTTTGGAAGATGCACTTCTTCAG GAGGAGAATTGTAAACTAACTACTGGAGATGGCGCACAAGATTTTCAAGGGAGGCCTGTTTTCAAGAGTAAAACTGGAAATTGGAGAGCCTGCTTTTTTATTCTTG GTAATGAGGTCTGTGAACGTCTTGCCTTCTATGGTGTTAATACAAACCTTGTTAGTTATCTCACCAGAAAATTACATGAAGGAAATGTCTCCGCTGCAAGAATGGTCTCTATCTGGTCAGGCACATGTTACATAACACCTCTTATTGGAGCTTTCTTGGCTGATGCATATTGGGGCAAATATTGGACTATTGCTGTTTTCTCCATTATTCATTTCCTC GGAATGTCTACACTGACCCTATCTGCATCAGTTCCGACGTTCAAGCCTGCTGAATGTGAGGGTTCCATTTGCCCTTCAGCTACCCCGTCACAATATGCAATATTATTCACAGGGCTTTATTTAGTTTCACTAGGAATGGGAGGGATTAAGCCATGTATTTCCTCGTTTGGTGCTGATCAGTTTGATGATACTGACCCTTACGAGAGGGTAGAGAAGGCGTCTTTTTTCAAttggttttatttttctatCAGCATTGGTTGCCTTTTAGCGAGTACTCTTATTGTTTGGATACAAGAAAATGTTGGATGGGGAATAGGGTTTGGGATTCCTGCCTTATTCATGGTTGTTTCTATTGTATTTTTCTTTTGTGGAACTCCCCTCTACCGGTTTCAAAGACCTGGAGGAAGTCCGTTAACGAGGATATGCCAAGTTGTAGTTGCATCAATGGTGAAGTTCAAATTGGAAGTTCCACAGGATACTAGTCTTCTTTATGAGACTTCAGACATACATTCAGCAATTGAAGGAAGTCGAAAGCTAGAGCACACTGAAGAAATGAA GTTCCTGGATAAAGCAGCTGTTTTGTCAGCCACTGAGATGAAAACTGAGGATTTCTCCAATAGTTGGAGATTATGTACAGTGACACAGGTCGAAGAACTAAAGGTATTAATCCGTATGATCCCTATCTGGGCAACTGCAATTATCTTTTCGTCTGTCTACGAACAAATGTCAACCACATTCATCGAGCAAGGAATGGTGATGGACAGAAGAATAGGTTCCTTTACAATCCCAGCAGCCTCCTTATCAACTTTCAGTATAATCAGCATCATATTTTGGGTCCCTTTCTATGATAAGATTCTTGTGCCTATAGCTAGGAAGTTTTCAGGCAAACCAAAGGGTTTCACCGAGTTGCAAAGAATGGGTATCGGTCAAGTCATCTCCATTTTGTGCATGTTAGCTGCTGGTATGGTAGAGATCAGACGGTTGGCAGCCCCACAACGTAGTAGTAGCAGCATTTTCTGGCAAATCCCTCAATACTTCCTGATGGGGGCTGCAGAGATATTCTTTTACATAGGGAAGATGGAGTTCTTTTATGATGAATCACCTGATGCTATGAGAAGTTTGTGTACTGCATTCTCGCTATTAACATCTTCGTTGGGAAGTTACTTGAACTCGCTAGTGTTAACGATTGTGACAGCCATTACAACTGCCGGGGGAAGACCGGGATGGATACCGGATAATCTAGACAACGGTCAACTTTATAATTATTTCTTTCTGTGGGCTGTTCTCAGCTTGTTGAACCTGTTGGTGTACATCCTTTGTGCCATGAGGTATAAACAGAAGAAGGCTTCATAG